In one window of Candidatus Binatia bacterium DNA:
- a CDS encoding DUF1232 domain-containing protein, translating to MVRTLGRRVAALDPRRLWQLWNNVRLGWRLLRDGRVGWLPKAVFVGAIVYVFLPLDLLPDTLPLVGQVDDLLLLLFAWKLFLALCPPQVVEEHARQIARELLAQ from the coding sequence ATGGTGAGAACACTGGGGCGCCGGGTGGCAGCGCTAGATCCCCGCCGGCTTTGGCAACTGTGGAACAACGTGCGTTTGGGCTGGCGGTTGCTGCGCGATGGGCGCGTGGGCTGGTTGCCTAAGGCCGTGTTCGTCGGCGCGATTGTATACGTGTTTCTGCCGCTCGATTTGTTGCCGGACACGTTGCCGCTTGTGGGGCAAGTTGACGACCTGCTCTTGCTTCTGTTTGCCTGGAAGTTGTTTTTGGCACTCTGCCCACCCCAAGTTGTCGAAGAGCATGCCCGGCAAATCGCCCGCGAGCTACTCGCGCAGTGA
- the lepB gene encoding signal peptidase I — protein sequence MGQARRPTTASEAIQPRKSRLRQNIESLALALLVALAIRATVVEAFWVPSGSMLPTIQIGDHLFVNKLAYGFHVDVPFTGIVIPITQWSHPRRGDIVVFVSPNDGKTDLIKRVVAVAGDKVEMRQKRLFINDEPVEEPWAHYKYPNEVHAVPRDNFGPVVVPPGKFFVMGDNRDESLDSRYWGFADEKAIKGKATFIYWSGSKFDRLGKFLH from the coding sequence ATGGGACAAGCACGTCGGCCGACTACAGCCTCCGAAGCAATCCAACCGAGAAAATCCCGCCTGCGGCAGAATATCGAATCTCTGGCGCTGGCACTGCTCGTGGCGCTGGCAATTCGGGCCACGGTGGTGGAGGCATTTTGGGTGCCGTCTGGCTCGATGCTCCCCACGATTCAAATCGGCGATCACTTATTCGTGAACAAGCTCGCCTACGGTTTCCATGTGGACGTGCCGTTCACTGGCATCGTGATCCCGATCACGCAGTGGTCACACCCGAGGCGGGGCGACATTGTCGTCTTCGTTTCGCCGAACGACGGGAAAACGGACTTGATTAAGAGAGTGGTTGCCGTGGCAGGGGACAAGGTGGAGATGCGGCAGAAGCGGCTGTTCATTAACGACGAACCCGTTGAAGAGCCTTGGGCACACTATAAGTACCCCAACGAGGTTCACGCAGTACCGCGAGATAACTTCGGACCAGTCGTGGTGCCGCCAGGCAAATTCTTCGTGATGGGTGACAACCGCGACGAGAGCTTGGACAGCCGTTATTGGGGCTTTGCCGACGAGAAGGCGATCAAAGGCAAAGCAACCTTCATCTACTGGTCAGGCTCGAAGTTCGACCGGCTGGGCAAGTTTCTCCACTAA
- a CDS encoding DNA-3-methyladenine glycosylase yields MKKRLGRHDFEGSTEEVAKRLLGCFLCHRIHGRIYRGRIVETEAYTQDAASHAANGKRTKRNAVMFGRPGLLYVYLTYGMHHCVNIVTEPEGTAGAVLLRGLDEIERANGPALLARALHLTRADNGRDLVRDPHIWVEPGFVRPEEKIVTSTRIGVRLAADLPLRFYLVGSPGVSKRDRRAEQDLARP; encoded by the coding sequence GTGAAGAAGCGACTCGGCCGGCACGATTTTGAAGGATCCACCGAGGAAGTCGCCAAAAGGCTCCTCGGGTGCTTTCTCTGCCACCGGATTCATGGCCGGATTTACCGCGGTCGCATCGTAGAAACCGAGGCCTACACGCAAGACGCTGCCTCCCACGCGGCCAACGGCAAGCGCACCAAACGCAATGCGGTGATGTTCGGGCGCCCGGGCCTTCTCTACGTGTACTTAACCTACGGCATGCACCATTGCGTCAACATCGTCACCGAACCCGAAGGCACGGCTGGGGCAGTGCTACTCCGCGGCCTAGATGAGATCGAGCGCGCGAACGGTCCGGCACTGCTCGCACGTGCGCTCCACCTCACTCGGGCCGACAACGGGCGCGACCTAGTGCGGGATCCGCACATTTGGGTCGAACCCGGATTCGTGCGGCCGGAAGAGAAGATCGTCACCAGTACCCGGATTGGGGTGCGTTTGGCTGCGGATCTGCCGCTGCGCTTTTACCTTGTGGGCAGCCCGGGAGTGTCTAAGCGCGACCGCCGTGCCGAACAGGACCTCGCCAGACCTTGA
- the amrS gene encoding AmmeMemoRadiSam system radical SAM enzyme — protein sequence MARQAPTPSSLQALLEELSRPRAELVERLPDKALRCLACGHRCYLPEGKIGICKVRRNQGGELYVPWGYVAGLQCDPVEKKPFFHAYPGSLALSFGMLGCDYHCSYCQNWITSQALRDPVAGVIPQRVGPEDIVRLARKYGAKIVTSTYNEPLITSEWAVEIFRHARAAGLVTSYVSNGNATPEVLAFLRPWVDLYKVDLKGFDDRHYRKLGGLLETVKRTIRDLVELGFWVEVVTLLVPGFNDSPQELRALTEFLASVSPDIPWHVTAFHPDYKMTDRDATTVEKLLFAARLGEEAGLRYVYVGNVPGAVGEYENTRCPQCRHTVVARHGYRILRVDLRDGYCPKCGTQIAGRWGDTAHIHQPEGAWWPRPVAL from the coding sequence GTGGCTCGCCAAGCGCCTACGCCGTCAAGTTTACAAGCATTGCTCGAAGAGCTGAGCAGACCCCGTGCAGAGCTAGTGGAGCGGCTGCCGGACAAGGCGCTCCGTTGCCTTGCCTGCGGGCACCGTTGCTACTTACCCGAGGGGAAGATCGGCATTTGCAAAGTGCGCCGCAATCAGGGAGGCGAGCTATATGTGCCGTGGGGCTACGTGGCCGGACTCCAGTGCGATCCCGTGGAAAAAAAGCCCTTCTTCCACGCCTACCCTGGCTCGCTTGCGCTCAGCTTTGGCATGCTGGGCTGCGACTACCACTGCTCCTACTGCCAGAACTGGATCACCTCGCAAGCGCTGCGCGACCCAGTGGCAGGCGTAATTCCCCAACGAGTGGGGCCAGAAGATATTGTGCGCCTCGCTCGGAAGTACGGGGCAAAAATTGTGACCAGCACCTACAACGAACCCTTAATTACCTCGGAATGGGCCGTGGAAATTTTCCGCCACGCCCGCGCCGCAGGGCTCGTCACCTCGTACGTGTCCAACGGGAACGCCACCCCCGAGGTGCTCGCCTTTCTGCGACCGTGGGTGGACCTTTACAAGGTGGACCTCAAAGGCTTCGATGACCGCCACTACCGGAAGCTCGGCGGTTTGCTGGAAACCGTGAAGCGCACCATTCGTGACTTGGTGGAGCTCGGGTTCTGGGTCGAAGTCGTGACCCTGTTGGTGCCAGGCTTCAATGACTCGCCACAGGAATTACGGGCCCTCACCGAGTTCCTTGCCAGCGTGTCGCCCGACATCCCATGGCATGTCACAGCGTTTCACCCAGACTACAAAATGACCGATCGGGATGCGACCACGGTGGAAAAGCTGTTGTTCGCCGCGCGCCTCGGTGAGGAAGCCGGCCTTCGCTACGTGTACGTCGGCAACGTACCCGGGGCGGTGGGAGAATACGAAAATACCCGCTGCCCGCAATGCCGGCATACGGTGGTCGCGCGCCATGGCTACCGCATTTTGCGAGTGGATCTCCGCGACGGCTACTGCCCAAAGTGCGGCACACAAATCGCCGGCCGTTGGGGAGACACGGCGCACATCCACCAACCTGAAGGCGCGTGGTGGCCACGTCCAGTTGCGCTGTGA
- a CDS encoding efflux RND transporter periplasmic adaptor subunit yields the protein MWRLVRVAVVFVVAGAVGVWWLWQEREQERETAIRGSGIVEATEVDVAFEVPGTIIARFVDEGAMVDKGEPIAQLDEREFRLQVERAQAAKAAAEARYALLTRGARGQEVDQALAALESAEAELRMRERDFTRVDELFRQGIAAQAEWDRVRAALNAAQAARDAARARLDMLKEGFRTEEIEEGRARLREAEKALAIAELNLARCQLYAPIAGRVLSRNREVGETVMAGTPIVTMGDLSRPWVNLYVSERDLGRVRLGMRAMVYVDAYPNRPFEGKVVYVSDKSEFTPKNIQTQNERVKLVYRVKIEVENPEGILKPGMPADAVIPLDQVEQHASPR from the coding sequence ATGTGGCGTTTAGTGCGGGTGGCAGTTGTCTTCGTGGTTGCCGGAGCTGTGGGTGTGTGGTGGCTTTGGCAAGAGCGGGAGCAAGAGCGCGAGACGGCCATCCGTGGCTCGGGGATCGTCGAGGCAACGGAAGTCGATGTTGCCTTTGAAGTGCCGGGGACGATCATCGCCCGATTTGTCGATGAGGGGGCCATGGTCGACAAAGGGGAACCGATCGCGCAGTTGGACGAGAGAGAATTCCGCTTGCAGGTCGAGCGGGCGCAGGCTGCGAAAGCGGCAGCGGAAGCACGCTACGCCCTATTGACCCGAGGCGCGCGAGGGCAGGAAGTGGACCAGGCGTTAGCCGCATTAGAGTCTGCAGAGGCCGAGCTCCGCATGCGCGAGCGCGACTTCACTCGGGTGGACGAGCTGTTTCGCCAAGGAATAGCCGCACAGGCGGAATGGGATCGGGTACGTGCCGCACTGAACGCGGCTCAAGCGGCGCGGGATGCAGCGCGCGCCCGGTTGGACATGCTCAAGGAAGGTTTCCGCACCGAGGAGATCGAAGAGGGAAGGGCCCGGCTACGCGAAGCCGAAAAGGCTCTGGCGATCGCCGAGCTGAACTTGGCTCGCTGCCAGCTTTATGCACCGATTGCTGGCCGGGTGCTCTCGAGAAATCGGGAGGTGGGTGAAACCGTCATGGCCGGAACCCCGATTGTCACCATGGGTGATCTCTCCCGCCCGTGGGTGAATCTGTATGTGAGCGAACGGGATTTGGGTCGCGTGCGCTTGGGCATGCGGGCCATGGTTTATGTAGATGCCTACCCCAATCGGCCGTTCGAAGGGAAAGTAGTGTACGTATCGGACAAATCAGAGTTCACGCCGAAGAACATCCAAACGCAAAACGAACGAGTGAAGCTTGTGTATCGCGTTAAGATTGAAGTCGAGAATCCGGAGGGAATTTTGAAGCCGGGCATGCCCGCCGATGCGGTGATTCCCTTGGACCAAGTGGAGCAACATGCCTCTCCGCGATGA
- a CDS encoding ABC transporter ATP-binding protein, whose product MSSGGEFAIEVERLGKVYPGGTRALADVSFLVRRGELFALVGPDGAGKTTLLRTIVGLVAPSEGRVRIDGVDVVGNPALAKSRIGYMSQRFSLSETLTVAENLLYVAEIWHVPPGQRRERVSRLLRFSRLEPFQDRLARNLSGGMKQKLSLCAALIHQPQILVLDEPTIGVDPISRREFWLILYELLQAGSTILLSTPYMDEAERCTRVGFLLGGRLMATGTPSELRASSPTVVLDLHCADARRARRRLAQDLRFPEVAPFGEHLHIPMPRNDPNPAAWVRAAEQLGVVVREWRVREPSLEDVFLQLAAAGTEGERAVANAGTTSSG is encoded by the coding sequence ATGAGCAGCGGCGGTGAATTTGCCATTGAGGTCGAGCGACTGGGAAAAGTGTACCCAGGAGGCACGCGGGCACTGGCAGACGTGAGCTTCCTGGTGCGCCGGGGGGAGCTGTTCGCCCTGGTCGGGCCCGATGGCGCGGGCAAAACGACGCTCCTCCGTACCATTGTGGGCTTGGTGGCGCCAAGCGAGGGGCGGGTGCGGATCGATGGTGTCGATGTCGTGGGCAACCCGGCGTTGGCGAAAAGTCGCATTGGCTACATGTCGCAGCGCTTCAGTTTGTCCGAAACGCTGACGGTGGCCGAGAATTTACTCTACGTTGCGGAGATCTGGCATGTGCCGCCCGGGCAGCGGCGGGAGCGGGTGTCGCGCCTGTTGCGTTTTAGTCGACTGGAGCCCTTCCAGGATCGCTTGGCGCGCAATCTCTCCGGAGGCATGAAGCAAAAGCTCAGCTTGTGTGCCGCGCTGATCCACCAACCACAAATTTTGGTGCTGGATGAGCCGACGATTGGTGTCGACCCGATTTCGAGGCGCGAATTTTGGCTGATTTTGTACGAGCTCTTGCAGGCCGGCTCGACCATCCTCCTTTCCACGCCGTATATGGATGAGGCAGAGCGGTGTACGCGGGTGGGCTTTCTTCTCGGCGGGCGCTTGATGGCAACCGGCACACCGAGCGAGCTGCGGGCGAGCTCGCCGACAGTCGTCTTGGATCTTCACTGTGCGGATGCCCGCCGAGCAAGGAGGAGACTAGCGCAAGATTTGCGCTTCCCCGAGGTGGCGCCCTTCGGAGAGCACTTGCACATACCGATGCCCCGAAATGATCCTAACCCGGCGGCCTGGGTGCGGGCGGCGGAGCAGTTGGGTGTGGTTGTACGGGAGTGGCGCGTGCGGGAACCGTCGTTGGAGGACGTGTTCTTGCAGCTCGCGGCCGCCGGGACGGAAGGGGAAAGGGCTGTGGCGAATGCGGGCACAACCAGCTCCGGTTAG
- a CDS encoding thioredoxin family protein yields the protein MAATPSKMVPLGTKAPYFRLPDPSGKYYSLDDFADKPALLVMFICNHCPYVKHIRSALAQFAREYIPKGLAIVAINSNDISQYPEDSPEKMAEEAREAGYIFPYLFDETQEVAKAYGAACTPDFFLFDRERKLVYRGQFDDSRPGTALPPTGADLREAVDAVLEGRPVPTNQKPSLGCNIKWKATAAA from the coding sequence ATGGCAGCGACACCGTCGAAAATGGTTCCCCTGGGTACGAAGGCTCCCTACTTCCGCTTGCCGGACCCGAGCGGGAAGTACTACTCGCTCGACGATTTTGCGGACAAGCCAGCGTTGCTGGTCATGTTCATTTGTAACCACTGCCCTTACGTGAAGCATATCCGTTCGGCGCTGGCGCAATTCGCGCGCGAGTACATCCCTAAGGGACTCGCCATTGTGGCCATCAATTCGAACGACATTTCGCAGTACCCAGAGGACAGCCCGGAAAAGATGGCCGAAGAAGCCAGAGAGGCGGGGTATATCTTTCCCTACTTGTTTGATGAAACCCAGGAAGTGGCGAAAGCGTACGGCGCAGCATGCACGCCGGATTTTTTCCTGTTCGATCGCGAACGGAAGCTCGTGTATCGAGGGCAGTTCGACGACAGCCGCCCCGGCACGGCGCTGCCACCGACTGGTGCAGATCTGCGAGAAGCGGTCGATGCGGTTTTGGAGGGCCGCCCGGTGCCGACCAACCAGAAGCCCAGCTTAGGCTGCAATATCAAGTGGAAGGCGACCGCAGCAGCCTAA